The proteins below come from a single Edaphobacter acidisoli genomic window:
- a CDS encoding ABC transporter permease: MSVIYIMWLRELRRYTRSRAQIVASLGQPLLYLLALGFGLGPIFEKAGQGSYLQFVAPGVIAMSVLFTSVFSGIGLLWDRQFGFLKETLVAPVPRIQVMFGRTLGGATVAVIQGILIAVICFIAGLRVHHISHIPLAFFFMGLIAFVFAALGMAIGSVLEDMQGFQLVMNFLVMPIFFLSGALFPLFGLGTVLKWITRFDPLTYGVDALRGVLTSMGYFSLTVDTLVLCGLSVLFITIGARLFSRIQI; the protein is encoded by the coding sequence ATGAGCGTCATCTACATCATGTGGCTGCGCGAACTCCGCCGCTACACCCGTTCCCGGGCACAGATCGTCGCCTCGCTGGGCCAACCGCTGCTCTATCTGCTCGCGCTCGGCTTTGGCCTCGGGCCCATCTTTGAAAAAGCAGGCCAGGGCAGCTATCTGCAATTCGTCGCGCCCGGCGTCATCGCCATGTCCGTGCTCTTCACCTCAGTCTTCTCCGGCATCGGCCTGCTCTGGGACCGCCAGTTCGGCTTCCTCAAAGAGACCCTCGTCGCCCCCGTACCGCGCATCCAGGTCATGTTCGGCCGCACGCTCGGTGGCGCAACCGTCGCGGTTATCCAAGGCATCCTCATCGCCGTCATCTGCTTTATCGCAGGTTTGCGCGTGCATCACATCAGCCACATCCCACTGGCCTTTTTCTTCATGGGCCTGATCGCCTTCGTCTTCGCTGCACTCGGCATGGCCATCGGCTCTGTGCTCGAAGACATGCAGGGCTTCCAGCTCGTCATGAACTTCCTCGTCATGCCGATCTTCTTTCTCTCAGGAGCGCTGTTTCCCTTGTTCGGCCTCGGCACTGTCCTCAAGTGGATTACGCGCTTCGATCCGCTGACCTATGGCGTCGACGCGCTGCGTGGCGTGCTTACATCGATGGGCTACTTCAGCCTCACGGTTGACACGCTCGTGCTCTGCGGGCTCTCCGTACTCTTCATTACCATTGGCGCGCGTCTCTTTTCCAGAATTCAGATCTGA
- a CDS encoding ABC transporter ATP-binding protein, protein MIHVSDLTKKFGDFTAVDSISFDVAEGEIFAFLGPNGAGKTTTIKMLTTLLRPTSGKLEVNGIDPTLKQNEARKLFGVVFQDPSLDGDLTAAENMELHGVFYHVPKKLRLERTEMLLRQFELWDRRKDRVKTFSGGMKRRLEIARGLLHTPKIIFLDEPTLGLDPQTRNQLWTHVKHLNQTERTTVFLTTHYMDEADRVAHRIAVIDHGHIVALGTPQQLKEQTSTDSLEAAFLALTGTTIRDETVGSAEQMRQMAKLWRR, encoded by the coding sequence ATGATCCACGTCAGCGACCTCACCAAAAAGTTCGGCGACTTCACCGCCGTCGACAGCATCTCCTTCGACGTGGCCGAGGGCGAAATCTTCGCCTTCCTCGGCCCAAACGGCGCAGGCAAAACCACCACCATCAAAATGCTCACCACGCTGCTCCGTCCCACCAGCGGCAAGCTCGAAGTAAACGGCATCGACCCGACTTTGAAACAGAACGAAGCACGCAAACTCTTCGGCGTCGTCTTCCAGGACCCCAGCCTCGACGGCGATCTCACCGCCGCCGAAAACATGGAGCTGCACGGTGTCTTCTATCACGTGCCCAAGAAGCTACGGCTCGAGCGCACCGAGATGCTCCTTCGCCAGTTCGAACTCTGGGACCGCCGCAAAGACCGCGTCAAAACCTTCTCCGGAGGCATGAAGCGCCGCCTTGAAATCGCCCGCGGCCTGCTGCACACACCAAAGATCATCTTCCTCGACGAACCCACCCTCGGCCTCGACCCGCAGACGCGCAACCAGCTCTGGACGCACGTCAAGCATCTCAACCAGACCGAGCGCACCACCGTCTTCCTCACCACTCACTACATGGACGAGGCCGACCGCGTCGCGCACCGCATCGCCGTCATCGACCACGGCCACATCGTCGCACTCGGCACGCCGCAGCAGCTCAAAGAACAGACCAGTACCGATTCTCTCGAAGCCGCATTCCTCGCGCTCACCGGCACCACCATCCGCGACGAAACCGTAGGCTCCGCCGAACAAATGCGCCAAATGGCAAAACTCTGGAGGAGATAA